ACACTTGGCTTTTAGCCAATTATAATGAAGATATTTAGagaagatatatttttttaaatatctcTTCATTTCAAATATCTTGATCAGAGAGAATAAAAGTGAGAGGATTAGAAATCActtataatttctattttttaaaaaaaagaaaacaatactCCGTGTGATAGTGGGGTGGACCCTGTTTAAATGtactatttaattaataaaataataatgaaaTCTATAAATGTTTAATTGATGAGATATTTGAAGATAAAATTTAAGACATTCGAGTGTGGAATATTTAATAATCACTATTTGATAGAAATATTCTCTATTTTGGATGcactaataaaatttttaataaataaatttaagtaaacTAAATAACTAAATAAGAAAAACGATCGAAGGCCAAACACAGTTCAGCTAGAAGGTTTCTTTAGCATCCATTGCgttaataaataaatttctatCTTGTTCGCCTCGCCGTCTTGTGGTTTGAAGCGGGGATACACGACGCGTTACTACCGCATGTCGCTACTTCAAACCCTCGCTCTCCAAACCCCGGCCTTCCTCCGCTCCAAGCAACCATCGCCGTTCTCTCTCTACTTCCTCTCTCCCAACCCTGCCCTTCATCCTCATCCCCGATCGTCCCTCCGCCTTCCGAAACCTTCTGCCTGCATCTCCCCGTCGGATCCAGACCCCGATACTAAGCCCAAGCCTCGTCGGCGTCGCCGTAAAACAGAGGGAACCGACCCCGTCGATGGCGCCCCGGCCGAGGGTTTCGTGCCCCGCAAGCCGAGGCGCGGGCGCCGGAGCGAATCGGCGGCCGTGGAGGACTTCGTGAGGTCACGGCTCCAGGATACTTTCGCTGCGATCAGAGAGCAGAACGCGGGGCTTCTGGAGGGGAAGCACGAGGTTCTCAAAGCGAGGAGGACcgacgaagaggaggaggaggaggagaagcgcAGCGAGGGTGAGGATCTGTCGGTGGAGGATGATGATCCAGAATGGCCGCTCGACGCCGATGTTGGATGGGGGATCAGGGCTTCCGAGTACTTCGAGAAGAATCCCATCAAGAACGTCGTGGAAGAGGGGGTGGAGATCGATTGGGAAGGGGAGATGGATGAGGGTTGGGTGAAGGAGATCAATTCCTTGGAGTGGGAGAGCTTTGCGTACCACCCCAGCCCTCTTGTTGTTTTGGTGTTCGAACGCTATAGAAGGTGAGAACTAGTCTTGCATTATCATTCTTCGGTCCATTTTTTTAATTGCAGTGACTGAAATTGTTCATTCTTGGTTGCAAATATAGATAAACATCAATTGTTAACGCCTTTTTGGTGAATGCTCATGATGGTTGTTCTTGCTGGTAACGAATTGTGAAATatcaacttaaaaatttatttagttgGAATTGTTTTTTCTTAAGATTTTGAATTATGATTGGAAACTTCTTTTATGGTAGGTATAGATTCTGCCAATATGTTGTTAACTGTATAGACAAACAAATAATGCCATCCCATTCAGTATAGTGTACTCCTTGTGTGCAGAATGCAAGTTTCAATAGTTTGGGTTGGGATTTTTGTTCCTTTACCATTCTTTTCTTTCTTATGGACTTTTGTTAGGTGCCAATACTCTGTACATAGGAAatcacattttttttctttattaattgTTGGGATATCAGATAATGTTTCTTTCTTATTTCTACCGAAAATTGTTTgatcgtttgatatgcatatagAATAGGCATCATgatataattatgtttatattatCACCACATGAGTAGTATCTTAACATAATGGATCTTGCATGCATCAAATTTGGGTGATAATGGCGATTAAGCTTGCTTTTTTGGTTTCATCACTCCTTTGGAGTTGAAGCTATAATGCCAactaatattttcttttaaaaaagaaGCTGTTATTATTAGATGACTAATGAGAAAAGCGAATGCGTTTGTTGTTAGTCCATGATTTCTGCTGATCAGTAAAAGTTCACTTAGGATCTAGTATAGTCCATGGTTAACATCAATAAAACTATTTGCCAGATTGGATGGGTAACTTTTTCAGAAGATCATGAACTTAACATTTAAATAAATGCAACTATGAACTTCCAACACTTGCAGATTTACCACTATAGTTTGTCTTTTCACTACCTTGTGAACATACAATTTTCTGCTTCACAGGGCAGCTCATAATTGGAGGATGTTGAAGGAGCTGGAAAATGCAGCCAAGGTATATTGGAGTGCTAAAGATCGGTTACCTCCCAGGGTatgtgattgttgttgttgttgttgttattcctATTATTGCTGTCTTTTTGAATAATATATATGGAAGCAAGTTCCTTGTTTGTGAAGGCAAGAAGCCCCCATGTCGAATGGCAATTATTTAGTATAGAAGTTGAACCCTTTTTTTCCCAAAATTTTGATAATCTT
This genomic stretch from Zingiber officinale cultivar Zhangliang chromosome 7A, Zo_v1.1, whole genome shotgun sequence harbors:
- the LOC122002873 gene encoding thioredoxin-like fold domain-containing protein MRL7 homolog, chloroplastic, which codes for MSLLQTLALQTPAFLRSKQPSPFSLYFLSPNPALHPHPRSSLRLPKPSACISPSDPDPDTKPKPRRRRRKTEGTDPVDGAPAEGFVPRKPRRGRRSESAAVEDFVRSRLQDTFAAIREQNAGLLEGKHEVLKARRTDEEEEEEEKRSEGEDLSVEDDDPEWPLDADVGWGIRASEYFEKNPIKNVVEEGVEIDWEGEMDEGWVKEINSLEWESFAYHPSPLVVLVFERYRRAAHNWRMLKELENAAKVYWSAKDRLPPRTIKIDINIERDLAYALKVKECPELLFLKGNTILYREKEFRTADELVQMIAHFYYNARRPSWVDTARVSLRC